The Pseudolabrys sp. FHR47 genome contains a region encoding:
- a CDS encoding methyl-accepting chemotaxis protein: protein MFKLSNISIGLKLSIMSGLGVLFMVVLIAAQMMLARQAKNASNDADNQVAIGNGIVAAKAAMRGLQIAVKDVRISRNHQDTDNALKDVDEMQKATRSLAEPLIAKMTVAENRARVENMLKLVDEYAAMGKKIAEGKRKVFDTRTRLGAAAADHPEIAALDQEQLVIARQSLGVVDKAENLIDETDTGAAKARKVALETADSTEALAERVSTGLSILTAIVLVISAIMGAFTIARPLREMVKPLGDIAEGNFTVKVPGTDRKDEVGQIANAVQQMATRVREIIQEIKASGREVTNASAEISTSTTDLSQRTEEQAASLEETSAAMEELTSTVRRNAENAQEASRSANDTRDVADRGGQVVAKTVEAMAKIEESSQKITDIIGVIDEIARQTNLLALNAAVEAARAGEAGRGFAVVASEVRSLAQRSSQAAKDIKDLITNSSVQVKEGVDLVNQAGTSLNEIVTSIKKVADIVTDIANASIEQATGIDQINKALTQMDEVTQQNSALVEENAATAKTLEHQAKVMDEQVAFFHLGQEEAAMAARSSIARDMAQRPSPAKITKPETKATETKPAPTKRPAVVQLKHTGSGGAARKIETAMTDTDWKEF from the coding sequence ATGTTCAAGCTTTCAAATATCAGTATCGGCCTCAAATTATCGATCATGTCGGGGCTTGGTGTTCTGTTTATGGTCGTTCTTATAGCCGCGCAGATGATGCTTGCACGCCAGGCCAAGAATGCCAGCAACGACGCCGACAACCAGGTTGCCATTGGCAACGGCATCGTCGCGGCCAAGGCCGCCATGCGTGGCCTGCAGATCGCGGTCAAGGATGTTCGCATCAGCCGCAACCATCAGGACACGGACAACGCGCTCAAGGACGTTGATGAGATGCAAAAGGCGACGCGCTCCCTGGCGGAGCCGTTGATCGCCAAAATGACCGTGGCGGAAAACCGCGCGCGCGTCGAGAACATGCTCAAACTGGTCGATGAGTATGCAGCCATGGGTAAAAAGATCGCCGAGGGCAAGCGCAAGGTGTTCGATACCCGCACGCGTCTCGGCGCCGCGGCCGCCGATCACCCCGAGATCGCCGCGCTCGATCAGGAGCAATTGGTGATTGCTCGCCAGTCCCTGGGCGTCGTCGACAAGGCCGAGAACCTCATCGACGAAACCGATACCGGCGCCGCCAAGGCGCGCAAGGTCGCGCTCGAGACTGCCGATAGCACCGAAGCGCTGGCCGAACGCGTCAGCACCGGGCTTTCCATCCTGACGGCCATCGTCCTCGTCATCTCGGCGATCATGGGCGCGTTCACCATTGCGAGGCCGCTGCGCGAAATGGTCAAGCCGCTCGGCGACATCGCCGAAGGCAACTTCACGGTCAAGGTACCGGGCACCGATCGCAAGGACGAGGTCGGCCAGATCGCCAATGCCGTGCAACAGATGGCCACGCGCGTGCGTGAAATCATCCAGGAGATCAAGGCATCGGGCCGCGAAGTGACCAACGCCTCGGCCGAGATATCGACCTCCACGACCGACCTCTCCCAGCGGACCGAAGAACAGGCCGCCAGCCTCGAGGAGACCTCGGCCGCGATGGAAGAGCTGACCTCGACCGTACGTCGCAATGCCGAGAACGCCCAGGAAGCAAGCCGCTCGGCTAACGACACCCGTGACGTCGCCGATCGGGGCGGCCAGGTCGTGGCCAAGACCGTCGAGGCCATGGCCAAGATCGAGGAATCCTCGCAGAAGATCACCGACATCATCGGTGTCATCGACGAGATCGCGCGCCAGACGAACCTGCTCGCACTCAACGCCGCGGTCGAAGCGGCCCGTGCGGGCGAAGCCGGCCGTGGTTTCGCCGTCGTCGCGTCCGAAGTCCGCAGCCTGGCGCAGCGCTCGTCGCAAGCGGCGAAGGACATCAAGGACCTGATTACCAACTCCAGCGTCCAGGTGAAGGAAGGCGTCGATCTGGTGAACCAGGCCGGCACCTCGCTCAACGAGATCGTCACCTCGATCAAGAAGGTGGCGGATATCGTGACCGATATCGCCAATGCCTCCATCGAGCAGGCCACCGGTATCGACCAGATCAACAAAGCGCTGACGCAGATGGACGAGGTGACGCAGCAGAACTCGGCGCTGGTCGAGGAGAATGCGGCGACCGCCAAGACCCTCGAGCATCAGGCCAAGGTGATGGACGAACAGGTCGCCTTCTTCCACCTGGGCCAGGAAGAAGCCGCGATGGCCGCCCGCTCCTCAATCGCGCGCGATATGGCGCAGAGGCCCTCGCCCGCCAAGATCACCAAGCCCGAGACCAAAGCGACGGAGACGAAGCCGGCCCCGACCAAACGTCCGGCGGTGGTTCAGCTCAAGCACACCGGCAGCGGCGGCGCGGCCAGGAAGATCGAGACCGCGATGACCGACACCGACTGGAAGGAGTTCTAG
- a CDS encoding universal stress protein, translating to MKTILIPTEDHDAMPAVLEGARLIARTFDSYMEGFAVRPSPGTYVTVEPVSSLAISGVFEADTAKVKDDFEKFMQGRSVPQGGTETPAVYSYAWPRADAMEDAFIGTYGRIFDLIVLGRPGSAPENPRMPPLEAALFDAGKPVLIVPKQVPASIGRNILIAWNGSTEQAHTNAFAMPFLRQAEKVTVFYVQGGSPEGPSVEEAALHLRRNGIKAEAVTVKRGDRPSGEAIGEITLEHATSLGCDLVVKSAYTQSRLRQMIFGGATRHILAKAAVPVLMAH from the coding sequence ATGAAGACGATTCTGATCCCAACCGAAGACCATGACGCCATGCCCGCCGTGCTCGAAGGCGCGCGGCTGATCGCCCGGACCTTCGACAGCTACATGGAAGGGTTCGCGGTGCGGCCGTCGCCGGGCACTTATGTGACAGTCGAGCCGGTCTCGAGTCTCGCCATTTCCGGTGTGTTTGAGGCCGACACCGCCAAGGTGAAGGACGACTTCGAGAAGTTCATGCAGGGCCGCAGCGTGCCGCAGGGGGGCACCGAGACGCCGGCCGTCTATTCCTATGCCTGGCCGCGCGCCGACGCGATGGAGGACGCCTTCATCGGCACCTATGGCCGCATCTTCGACCTCATAGTGCTCGGCCGGCCCGGGTCGGCGCCGGAGAATCCGCGCATGCCGCCGCTCGAGGCGGCGCTGTTCGATGCCGGCAAGCCAGTGCTGATTGTGCCGAAGCAGGTACCGGCCTCCATCGGCCGCAATATCCTCATCGCCTGGAACGGCTCGACCGAACAGGCGCACACCAATGCGTTCGCCATGCCGTTCCTCAGGCAGGCCGAGAAAGTGACGGTGTTCTATGTCCAGGGCGGCTCGCCCGAGGGCCCGTCTGTGGAAGAGGCGGCGCTGCATCTGCGGCGCAACGGCATCAAGGCCGAAGCCGTCACGGTCAAGCGCGGTGACCGGCCGTCGGGCGAGGCGATCGGCGAAATCACGCTCGAGCATGCAACGTCGCTCGGCTGCGATCTCGTGGTGAAGAGCGCTTATACGCAAAGCCGGTTGCGGCAGATGATTTTCGGGGGCGCCACCCGCCACATCCTTGCCAAGGCCGCCGTGCCGGTGTTGATGGCGCATTGA
- a CDS encoding methyl-accepting chemotaxis protein → MLRVSNIRIGTKLAALSSITITLVLGLIASQLIVGNWIKNANENSDKRSEMSTEAALTKAAARGMRVGALSSRTAADKEALDRSYGEFQTAYSEFNAHLDRIDSLANSPARSEQIKKMKANGDIYARVAKELVDTRREMLAIIEQAKARYEPLNEVENAKIEYLNNRITKNSKTSIPAALDINKNAEEIVDSARKSADEAQAHVNEAATVATTVTVALGLLTVLIMVLAAFAGTAWIARPLRTLLAPLDSIADGNFAVVVPNTNRKDEVGQIASSVQQMADRVRAIIQEIKASGREVTNASAEISTSTTDLSQRTEEQAASLEETSAAMEELASTVRRNAENAQEASRSANDTRDVADRGGQIVAKTVEAMAKIEESSRKISDIIGVIDEIARQTNLLALNAAVEAARAGEAGRGFAVVASEVRSLAQRSSQAAKDIKDLITNSNGQVKDGVDLVNRAGHSLTEIVESIKKVAMVVSEIANASSEQATGIDQINRALTQMDEATQQNSALVEENAATAKTLEYQAKTMDEQVAFFQLGQEERAASRATSPIEKAAKPAMAKPTVAKAVVAPVRPAAAKSASKLVVRLKHTGSGGAARKIEAPVADTDWKEF, encoded by the coding sequence ATGCTTCGCGTTTCAAATATCCGCATCGGCACCAAATTGGCGGCGCTGTCCTCGATCACCATCACGCTGGTGCTCGGGCTCATTGCGAGCCAGCTCATCGTCGGCAATTGGATCAAGAACGCCAACGAGAACAGCGACAAACGCAGCGAAATGTCCACCGAAGCCGCACTGACAAAGGCCGCCGCGCGCGGCATGCGCGTCGGCGCGCTATCGAGCCGAACCGCCGCCGACAAGGAAGCGCTCGACAGATCCTACGGCGAATTCCAGACTGCCTATTCCGAATTCAATGCTCACCTCGACAGAATCGACAGCCTGGCGAACTCACCCGCTCGTAGCGAACAGATCAAGAAGATGAAAGCCAATGGCGACATCTACGCCCGAGTCGCGAAAGAGCTGGTGGACACGCGGCGCGAAATGCTAGCGATCATCGAACAGGCCAAGGCCCGGTACGAGCCGCTCAACGAGGTTGAGAATGCCAAAATCGAGTACCTGAACAACCGCATCACCAAGAACTCAAAAACATCAATTCCCGCGGCGCTCGACATCAACAAGAATGCCGAGGAAATCGTCGACTCGGCCCGAAAATCGGCGGATGAGGCTCAGGCCCACGTCAACGAGGCGGCCACGGTAGCCACCACCGTAACGGTCGCGCTTGGGCTCCTCACGGTTCTCATTATGGTTCTCGCGGCGTTCGCCGGCACCGCCTGGATCGCCCGGCCGCTTCGCACATTGCTCGCCCCTCTCGACAGCATCGCCGACGGCAATTTCGCCGTTGTCGTGCCCAACACGAACCGCAAGGACGAAGTCGGCCAGATTGCGTCATCGGTTCAGCAGATGGCCGACAGGGTTCGTGCGATTATCCAGGAGATCAAAGCCTCGGGCCGCGAGGTTACAAACGCCTCGGCTGAAATCTCGACCTCGACCACCGATCTGTCGCAGCGCACCGAAGAGCAGGCTGCGAGCCTGGAAGAGACTTCGGCGGCGATGGAAGAACTCGCTTCGACAGTGCGCCGCAACGCCGAGAATGCCCAGGAGGCGAGCCGCTCCGCCAACGACACCCGCGACGTCGCGGACCGGGGCGGCCAGATCGTGGCCAAGACGGTCGAGGCCATGGCCAAGATCGAGGAGTCCTCGCGCAAGATTTCGGACATCATCGGCGTGATCGACGAGATCGCGCGCCAGACCAACCTGCTCGCGCTCAACGCCGCGGTCGAAGCGGCCCGTGCCGGTGAAGCCGGCCGCGGCTTCGCGGTGGTCGCCTCCGAAGTGCGCAGCCTGGCACAGCGCTCGTCGCAGGCCGCGAAGGATATCAAGGACCTGATCACCAATTCGAACGGCCAGGTGAAGGACGGTGTTGACCTGGTCAATCGTGCCGGCCATTCGCTCACCGAGATCGTCGAGTCGATCAAGAAGGTGGCCATGGTCGTGTCCGAGATCGCCAATGCCTCCTCCGAGCAGGCCACCGGCATCGATCAGATCAATCGCGCGCTGACCCAGATGGACGAGGCGACGCAGCAGAACTCGGCTTTGGTCGAAGAGAACGCCGCCACCGCTAAGACCCTTGAGTATCAGGCCAAGACGATGGACGAACAGGTCGCGTTCTTCCAACTCGGACAGGAGGAACGTGCCGCTTCGCGCGCGACCTCTCCGATCGAAAAGGCGGCCAAACCGGCAATGGCCAAGCCTACGGTTGCCAAAGCTGTGGTCGCGCCGGTCAGGCCGGCTGCGGCCAAATCGGCGTCCAAGCTGGTCGTGCGGCTCAAGCACACCGGCAGCGGCGGCGCGGCCAGGAAGATCGAGGCCCCTGTGGCCGACACCGACTGGAAGGAGTTCTAA
- a CDS encoding GlxA family transcriptional regulator, producing the protein MAKSERPLHVSLVALPDGAVSSITGLFDVLNSFRMLSGADAALPRRPPFKVDIVAIQKEPVTLASGLPVAPSATIADVKQTDIVIVPSVVLRGGIWEIGRYPELVDWLRAQNARGAVLCSACSGVFLLAETGLFDGIEATVHFGYADAFRKTYPRVPIDPERVLVISGQRQEFVTSGASMTWHDLVLYLIARYVGAAAAQTIARFFALQWHHDGLAPYIVFDGPRHHGDAIIASAQDWLATHFAIANPVDEMIRRSGLAERTFKRRFRGATGYAPIDYVQRLRVEDAKRRLERTDESADAIAWRVGYEDPAFFRRLFKRTTGLAPGQYRRRFQIPVFAGPTPKKSVTGPRLDKPDPSRIKGRRKSNA; encoded by the coding sequence ATGGCCAAGTCCGAGCGTCCGCTCCACGTCAGCCTCGTCGCCCTTCCCGACGGCGCCGTTTCAAGTATCACCGGCCTGTTCGACGTGCTGAACTCTTTTCGAATGCTGTCGGGCGCCGATGCGGCGCTTCCGCGGAGACCGCCGTTCAAGGTCGACATCGTCGCCATTCAAAAGGAGCCGGTGACCTTGGCGAGCGGCCTGCCGGTCGCGCCGAGCGCCACGATCGCGGACGTCAAGCAGACCGATATCGTGATCGTGCCGTCCGTCGTCCTGCGCGGCGGCATCTGGGAAATCGGCCGTTATCCCGAGCTGGTCGATTGGCTGCGCGCGCAGAACGCACGCGGCGCAGTTTTGTGTTCGGCCTGTTCGGGCGTGTTTCTGCTCGCCGAAACCGGCTTGTTCGATGGCATCGAAGCGACTGTCCATTTCGGCTATGCCGATGCATTCCGCAAAACATATCCGAGGGTGCCGATCGATCCCGAGCGCGTTCTTGTCATATCCGGCCAACGCCAGGAGTTCGTCACGTCGGGCGCGTCGATGACGTGGCACGATCTCGTGCTCTATCTGATCGCACGTTATGTCGGCGCTGCCGCTGCGCAGACGATCGCGCGGTTCTTTGCGTTGCAGTGGCACCACGACGGCCTCGCGCCCTACATCGTCTTCGATGGGCCGAGACATCACGGCGACGCCATCATCGCGTCGGCGCAGGACTGGCTCGCCACACACTTTGCCATCGCCAATCCGGTGGACGAGATGATCCGCCGGTCGGGGCTCGCCGAACGTACCTTCAAGCGGCGCTTCAGGGGCGCGACGGGCTATGCACCGATCGACTATGTGCAACGTTTGCGGGTCGAGGACGCCAAGCGGCGGCTCGAACGCACCGACGAGTCCGCCGATGCGATCGCCTGGCGTGTCGGCTACGAAGATCCAGCCTTTTTCCGCCGCCTGTTCAAGCGGACCACCGGTCTGGCGCCCGGCCAGTATCGGCGGCGTTTCCAGATCCCGGTCTTTGCCGGCCCGACGCCGAAAAAGAGCGTGACGGGCCCGCGCCTCGACAAGCCGGACCCAAGTCGTATAAAGGGACGCCGGAAATCGAATGCCTGA
- a CDS encoding class I SAM-dependent methyltransferase, whose amino-acid sequence MALDEGKLNDLVTRLVGDISAGYGGVMVALGDKLGLYKAMAGAGPLSSEELARRSGCAERYVREWLNSQAAGGYVTYHPRSATYELTPEQAYALADEDSPVYLAPAWQVVASMWADEPKSREAIRTGKGVAWGDHDERLFCGVAAFYRNAYRGSLLQQWLPSLDGVVDKLERGARVADIGCGFGHSTMLMAQAFPKSRFFGFDYHAGSVKAATEAAREAGLSDRVGFAQADATAYPGHGYDLICFFDCLHDMGRPVEAAAYAAKRLAKNGTVMLIEPLAGDRVEDNLNPVGRLYYSASTTMCCAHAIAEQGTHVLGAQAGHGRLADVFKAAGFAHFRQAMQTPFNLVLEARL is encoded by the coding sequence ATGGCCCTCGACGAAGGCAAATTGAACGATCTGGTGACCAGGCTGGTCGGCGACATTTCGGCTGGCTATGGCGGCGTCATGGTGGCGCTCGGCGACAAGCTGGGCCTCTACAAGGCGATGGCCGGCGCCGGCCCGCTCAGCTCGGAAGAGCTGGCGCGGCGTAGCGGCTGCGCCGAGCGTTATGTACGCGAGTGGCTCAACTCGCAGGCCGCCGGCGGTTACGTGACCTATCATCCGCGCAGCGCCACTTATGAACTGACGCCGGAGCAGGCTTATGCGCTGGCCGACGAGGACAGTCCGGTCTATCTCGCCCCGGCCTGGCAGGTCGTGGCCTCGATGTGGGCCGATGAGCCGAAATCGCGTGAAGCGATCCGCACCGGCAAGGGCGTTGCCTGGGGCGATCACGACGAGCGTCTGTTCTGCGGCGTCGCCGCGTTCTATCGCAACGCCTATCGCGGCAGCCTGTTGCAGCAATGGCTGCCATCGCTCGACGGCGTGGTCGACAAGCTTGAGCGCGGCGCGCGTGTCGCCGACATCGGCTGCGGCTTCGGCCACTCGACGATGCTGATGGCGCAGGCCTTCCCGAAATCTCGCTTCTTTGGCTTCGATTACCATGCCGGTTCGGTCAAGGCGGCGACCGAGGCGGCGCGCGAGGCCGGCCTGTCGGACCGCGTCGGCTTCGCGCAGGCCGACGCGACGGCCTATCCGGGGCACGGTTACGACCTAATCTGCTTCTTCGACTGTCTGCACGACATGGGCCGTCCGGTCGAAGCGGCGGCCTATGCCGCCAAGCGTCTGGCCAAGAACGGCACGGTGATGCTGATCGAGCCGCTGGCCGGCGACCGCGTCGAAGACAATCTCAATCCGGTCGGGCGCCTGTACTACTCGGCCTCGACGACGATGTGCTGCGCGCACGCTATCGCGGAGCAGGGCACGCATGTGCTGGGCGCGCAGGCCGGACACGGGCGTCTCGCCGACGTGTTCAAGGCGGCCGGCTTTGCGCATTTCCGGCAGGCGATGCAGACGCCGTTCAATCTGGTCCTTGAAGCCCGTCTCTGA
- a CDS encoding chemotaxis protein CheW — MPIPSLVAHATTIDTNHATVTATSAVTEFISFAIGEEQYGVDIMAVREIKGWSDITHLPKQPDYVRGVLNLRGAIVPIVDLRCRFGQGLTETSPLHIVIIVQIGDRQIGLIGDRVLDIVSVTPAQIQPVPRTGHTHSTKFLAGLVSNEEVMIALIDLPHLLADHDGTDSRTVVLDA, encoded by the coding sequence ATGCCGATACCATCGTTGGTTGCACATGCCACAACCATCGACACAAATCATGCAACCGTTACGGCTACCTCCGCCGTCACGGAGTTCATCAGCTTCGCCATCGGCGAGGAGCAATACGGCGTCGACATCATGGCCGTGCGCGAGATCAAGGGCTGGTCGGACATCACGCACTTGCCCAAGCAACCGGATTACGTGCGCGGCGTGCTCAATCTGCGCGGCGCCATCGTCCCGATCGTCGATCTGCGATGCCGCTTTGGGCAAGGACTGACCGAAACTTCGCCGCTGCATATCGTGATCATCGTCCAGATCGGCGACCGCCAGATCGGCCTCATCGGCGACCGCGTGCTCGACATCGTCTCAGTGACGCCAGCTCAGATCCAGCCCGTGCCGCGCACCGGTCACACCCACTCGACCAAGTTCCTCGCCGGCCTGGTGTCGAACGAGGAGGTGATGATCGCCTTGATCGACCTGCCGCATCTGCTTGCCGACCACGACGGCACGGACTCCAGGACCGTCGTTCTCGACGCCTGA
- a CDS encoding response regulator: protein MVRIDFNRLRFLVIDDNAHMRRILRTLLHGFGAREVFEAEDGATGLEAFNHFVPDIVITDWAMPVFDGLELTQMIRQPGGNSNPYVAIIMLTGHSEKKRVTAARDAGVTEFLAKPISAKGLYNRIVNIVVNPRPFIRTRTYFGPDRRRSNSASYVGPERRKGGKSDLIKHSTLLEKVRTPS, encoded by the coding sequence ATGGTCCGCATTGATTTCAATCGGCTGCGCTTCCTCGTCATCGACGACAACGCCCATATGCGGCGGATATTGCGCACCCTGCTCCATGGCTTCGGCGCGCGCGAAGTGTTCGAAGCCGAGGATGGCGCGACCGGCCTTGAGGCCTTCAACCACTTCGTCCCGGACATCGTCATCACCGACTGGGCGATGCCGGTCTTCGATGGCCTCGAACTGACGCAGATGATCCGCCAGCCCGGCGGCAACTCCAATCCCTACGTGGCCATCATCATGCTGACCGGCCACTCGGAGAAGAAGCGCGTCACCGCCGCGCGCGATGCCGGCGTTACCGAATTCCTGGCCAAACCGATTTCGGCCAAAGGGCTGTACAACCGCATCGTCAATATCGTCGTCAACCCGCGGCCGTTCATCCGCACTCGCACCTATTTCGGTCCCGACCGGCGACGCAGCAACAGCGCAAGCTATGTCGGCCCAGAACGCCGCAAGGGCGGCAAGTCCGACCTGATCAAGCATTCAACCCTGCTCGAAAAAGTTCGTACCCCGAGCTGA
- a CDS encoding MFS transporter, whose translation MSNTSDRSPGSTAPGTPRHPGFLAIFPSIMLPMFLAVVDQTIIATALPAIAAATGEVERVSWIVVSYLIAATIAAPVYGRLGDSFGRRRVMYFALGIFLVASVLCAASTTILALTAARVLQGLGGGGLMTLSQALVGESIPPRERARYQGYLAAVAVCANSFGPIAGGILTEHFGWQSIFLVNLPIGLFALYLVTRLPPPHGERLAWRADPGGVVLFAIFVATTLLALEQVQRADLANLPIGGALLAAGLVALTILIWHENRAASPLIPLSLLRQSAIWHSDALAACHGAALVSLITFIPVYLEVVRGFSPSATGVVLVPLTIGIGIGSLVTGRLVNASGRLTIYPVVGLSIATLDFVVLALLADNFGIAALAALLLVNGLAMGTVMGVVQVSVQNAAGQQRLGEAAASVQFSRSIGAAFGTALVATVLFAVLSMRSPDAARVFAAMFEHADHAGAGLSAAQMTVIQGDIKVAFRAAFLVMALFTMTGFFLSLTNPQKRI comes from the coding sequence TTGTCGAACACCTCCGATCGATCGCCGGGTTCCACCGCTCCCGGCACGCCCCGGCATCCCGGCTTTCTCGCCATATTCCCGTCCATCATGCTGCCGATGTTCCTGGCGGTGGTGGACCAGACCATCATCGCCACGGCGCTGCCGGCGATTGCCGCCGCGACTGGCGAGGTCGAGCGTGTCTCCTGGATCGTCGTTTCCTATCTCATCGCCGCGACCATCGCGGCGCCGGTCTATGGCCGGCTTGGCGACTCCTTCGGTCGCCGTCGTGTTATGTATTTCGCGCTCGGCATCTTCCTCGTCGCGTCGGTGCTGTGCGCAGCGTCGACCACGATCCTGGCGCTGACGGCGGCGCGCGTATTGCAGGGCCTGGGCGGTGGCGGTCTGATGACCTTGTCGCAGGCGCTGGTCGGCGAATCCATTCCGCCGCGTGAGCGCGCCCGTTATCAAGGCTACCTCGCCGCCGTCGCGGTGTGCGCCAACAGCTTCGGCCCGATCGCCGGCGGTATTCTCACCGAGCACTTCGGCTGGCAGTCGATCTTTCTGGTCAATCTGCCGATCGGACTGTTCGCGCTGTATCTGGTGACGCGGCTGCCACCGCCGCATGGCGAACGCCTGGCCTGGCGCGCCGATCCGGGCGGCGTGGTGCTATTTGCAATTTTCGTCGCGACCACGCTGCTGGCGCTGGAGCAGGTCCAGCGCGCCGATCTGGCGAATCTCCCAATCGGTGGGGCGCTGCTGGCCGCCGGCCTCGTCGCGCTCACCATTCTCATTTGGCATGAGAACCGCGCTGCATCGCCACTCATTCCGCTATCGCTGCTGCGGCAATCGGCGATCTGGCACAGCGACGCGCTGGCGGCCTGTCACGGCGCGGCACTGGTGTCGCTGATCACCTTCATCCCGGTCTATCTCGAAGTGGTGCGCGGCTTTTCGCCATCGGCCACCGGCGTCGTGCTGGTGCCGCTGACGATCGGCATTGGCATCGGCTCGCTGGTCACAGGACGGTTGGTCAACGCTTCCGGGCGGCTGACGATCTATCCCGTTGTTGGCTTGTCGATTGCGACGCTCGATTTCGTAGTGCTGGCGCTGCTCGCGGACAATTTCGGCATCGCGGCGCTCGCGGCCCTGCTGCTCGTCAACGGCCTGGCGATGGGAACGGTTATGGGGGTGGTGCAGGTCAGCGTGCAGAATGCCGCAGGCCAGCAGCGGCTCGGCGAAGCTGCCGCCTCGGTGCAGTTCTCGCGCTCTATCGGCGCTGCGTTCGGCACCGCGCTGGTGGCGACGGTTCTGTTCGCGGTGCTGTCGATGCGCAGTCCGGACGCCGCGCGCGTCTTTGCCGCGATGTTCGAACACGCCGATCATGCCGGCGCGGGCCTGTCGGCTGCGCAGATGACGGTCATTCAGGGCGACATCAAAGTCGCGTTCCGCGCGGCATTCCTGGTCATGGCGCTGTTCACGATGACCGGATTCTTCCTGTCGCTCACCAATCCGCAAAAGCGGATCTGA
- a CDS encoding NAD kinase, protein MSPSASSFKRIAFVASPTPEARAAIVQLEARYDNVDPKDADVIVALGGDGLMLQTLHRFMTSAKPIYGMHRGTVGFLMNEFSIDGLRERLAAAHTTVIHPLVMEARDDQGGVHERRAINEVSLFRQSAQAARLRILIDGKERLAELVADGVLVATPAGSTAYNLSAQGAIIPINAPLLALTPISPFRPRRWRGALLPDKATVTIEVMEADKRPVAAVADHDEVRFVRKVDIKMDHAISLNLLFDPGHSLDERILAEQFGF, encoded by the coding sequence ATGAGCCCCTCGGCCTCCTCCTTCAAGCGCATCGCCTTCGTCGCCAGCCCGACGCCGGAAGCGCGCGCCGCCATCGTTCAGCTCGAGGCGCGCTACGACAATGTCGATCCGAAGGACGCCGACGTCATCGTGGCGCTCGGCGGCGACGGCCTGATGCTGCAGACGCTGCACCGCTTCATGACGTCGGCCAAGCCGATCTATGGCATGCACCGCGGCACAGTCGGCTTTCTGATGAACGAGTTTTCCATCGACGGCCTGCGCGAGCGTCTCGCCGCGGCGCATACGACGGTCATCCATCCGCTGGTGATGGAAGCCCGCGACGACCAGGGCGGCGTCCACGAGCGGCGCGCCATCAACGAAGTGTCGCTGTTCCGGCAAAGCGCGCAGGCCGCGCGCCTGCGCATCCTTATCGACGGCAAGGAGCGGCTCGCCGAACTGGTCGCCGACGGCGTTCTGGTGGCGACACCCGCGGGCTCGACCGCCTATAATTTATCGGCGCAAGGCGCGATCATTCCGATCAACGCGCCTCTGCTGGCGCTGACGCCGATCTCGCCGTTTCGGCCGCGGCGCTGGCGTGGCGCGCTACTGCCGGACAAGGCCACCGTCACCATAGAGGTCATGGAGGCCGACAAGCGTCCGGTCGCCGCCGTCGCCGATCACGACGAGGTGCGCTTCGTGCGCAAAGTCGACATCAAGATGGACCATGCGATCTCGCTGAACCTGCTGTTTGATCCCGGACACAGCCTCGACGAACGCATTCTCGCCGAGCAGTTCGGCTTCTGA
- a CDS encoding chemotaxis protein CheW yields MAYIASPPAAPVTSVSPTPPPAKPAAAPITEFISFAIGDEQYGVDIMAVREIKGWSQITHLPKQPDYVRGVLNLRGAIVPIIDLRCRFGQGLTDTTPLHIVIIVQIGERQVGLIGDRVLDIVSVTPAQIQSVPRTGDAQRTQFLAGLVSNENVMIALIDLAHLLIEEKQTEIAVLDV; encoded by the coding sequence ATGGCCTATATCGCGTCGCCGCCCGCCGCCCCCGTAACGTCTGTTTCCCCCACCCCACCCCCAGCCAAGCCCGCTGCCGCCCCCATCACCGAGTTCATCAGCTTTGCCATCGGCGATGAACAGTACGGCGTCGACATCATGGCCGTGCGTGAGATCAAGGGCTGGTCGCAAATCACCCACCTGCCCAAACAGCCCGACTATGTTCGGGGCGTCCTCAATCTGCGCGGCGCCATTGTGCCGATCATCGACCTACGTTGCCGCTTCGGCCAAGGCCTGACGGATACGACACCGCTGCACATCGTCATCATCGTGCAGATCGGCGAGCGCCAGGTCGGCCTCATCGGCGACCGGGTGCTCGACATCGTGTCGGTGACGCCGGCGCAGATCCAGTCGGTACCCCGCACCGGAGACGCGCAAAGAACCCAATTCCTGGCCGGTCTCGTGTCGAACGAAAATGTCATGATCGCGCTCATCGATCTTGCCCATCTTCTCATCGAAGAGAAGCAAACCGAAATCGCGGTTCTCGATGTCTGA